The genomic stretch CAGGGCGATATTTCGCTGCACGGCCAGACCATGACATTCGCCGCACCGGCGTTTGTGATGCCGCACTTTACGTGGTCTTCCATTATCGGCATCGGCATTCCGTTTTTCGTGGTGACCATGGCGTCACAAAACGCGCCGGGCATCGCCACGCTGAAAGCCCACGGCTATCACCTGCCGGTTTCACCGCTGATTTCATGGACGGCGCTGACCGCGTTAGTTTTAGCGCCGTTCGGCGGTTTTACCGTCTGTATCGCCGCCATTACCGCCGCCATCTGCATGGGCGAAGATATTCACCCGGATCCGAAAAAACGCTACATGGCCGCCGTCGCCGCTGGGATTTTCTACCTGATCGCCGGTGTGTTTGGCGGTTCGATCGGCATGGTATTTACCGCGCTGCCTCCCGCGCTCATTCACACCATCGCCGGGCTGGCGCTGCTCGGCACCATCGCCGGGAGTTTATACCGCGCGCTGGAAAATGAACGTCAGCGTGATGCGGCGATTATCACCTTTCTGATCACCGCGTCCGGCGTGACGTTACTCGGCGTGGGTTCGGCGTTCTGGGGCTTAATTGGCGGCGTGATTACGCACCTGATCCTCAGCATTCCTGCGCGTAACAAGGCGCAACCGCCCGCGAAAGGTTGAGTCCGTTCAAGTTATGGGTAACAGGTTTTCGTAACACGAAACAAAGTGACGGCGGTCACATTTTCCGCCGTCCAAACGCTCTTTACTGGGAGCCATCAGGCCAAAAACGCCCCCTTTAAAGAGCGAGAATTTCATGACAATTGCCACTCAATCCTGCGTAGTGACCGGGAAAAAAGACGTCTCGGTGATCGGCCAGACCCTCGACTATACCGGCCAGGGCACGCTGGTGAAGATGACCCGCGGCGGCATCTGCGGCTCTGATTTGCATTACTATGAGCACGGCCAGGTCGGGGATTTCAAAGTCCGCGAAGCGATGGTTCTCGGGCACGAAGTGGTCGGCGTGGTGGAAAAATCGGATAACCCGCGTTTGCAGCCGGGCCAGAAAGTCGCGCTGAACCCCAGCAAGCCGTGCAAAACCTGCAAATATTGCCTTTCCGGTGATGAAAACCAGTGCACCACCATGAAATTCTTCGGCAGCGCGATGTATTTCCCGCACATCAACGGCGCGTTCACGCAGTATAAAATCGTCGACAGCGACCAGTGCATTCCTTACGACCATCAGGTCAGCGACCGGCTGATGGTTTTCGCTGAACCGCTGGCGGTGGCCATTCACGCGGTGAATCAGGCCGGGGATATTCGCGGCAAAACGGTGTTTGTTTCCGGCGTCGGCCCGATTGGCTGCCTGATCGTGCTGGCGGCTAAAGCCAAAGGCGCGGCTGAAATTGTGGTGACTGATCCGAGCGAACGCTGCCGTACGCTGGCGCTGGCGGTCGGTGCCAGCCAGGCGCTCGACGCCGCGCAGGGTGATTTCTCCGCGTATCAGGCCGAAAAGGGCTTTTTCGACGTGTCTTTCGACGCCTCCGGCCACCCTTCTTCTATCCGCCGCTGTCTGGAAGTCACCCGCGCGCGCGGCACGCTGGTGCAGGTTGGCATGGGGCCGGTGGTCAATGAATTCCCGCTGATGATGCTGATTGCGAAAGAAATTAACTGGGTCGGCAGCTTCCGTTTCACCGAAGAATTCAATACAGCGGTGGAATGGCTGGCGAATAAAACCGTTGACCCGATGCCGCTGCTTTCCGCCGAATTCCCGCAACAGGATCTGGTGGAAGCGCTGGAGTTTGCGCTGGATAAATCCAGAGCGTCGAAAGTTCAGCTGGTTTTCTAGTCTGCTGACAGACTCACAATATCAAAACATCGTTTCATTTTATGATGTCCTCTGATTTTCATCCTCAGAGGACATTTGCATTATGGTGAAGGACAACGCGAAAAAGCAGGTCGCCCTGCTGCTGGCGGACGGATTCGAAGAAGGCGAAGCGGTGATCGTGCTCGATATTCTTGAGCGGCTGGAGATTCAGGTAACGACGCTGGCCTGCCAGAAAAGCCTGACGCTGCGCACCTATCATGGCATTCAGATGCAGGCCAATGAATTGCTGAGCGCACAGGGCGAGCGTTGGTATGACGCGGTGGTGATGCCCGGCGGGCCGGAAGGCTCGGTGGCGCTGGCGGCCAGCAAAGACGTCGTCGAATTTGTCCGCCGTCATGACGAAGCCGGAAAGTTGATTTGCCCGCTGTGTTCAGCGGCCGCGCGCGTTCTGGGCGGCAATGGCCTGCTGAAAGGGCGGCGCTATGTCTGTTCCGGCGATTTATACAAGGATGTCAAAGACGGCGTTTACGTGAATCAGTCATTCGTCGAAGACGGCAATTTGCTCAGCGGCAAAGGCTTAGGGCTGGCGTTTGATTTCGCTTTCCAGCTGGCGTATCGCCTGACCGGCGACGCCCAAACCACCAATTTTCAGGCCGATCACATCGATTATCACCACTGGCGGGCTGACCAGAAAATCTGATTATTATCGACGGACGACGCAGGTCGTCCGCTACCATCAGCATCATGTCCGTTTTTGGCATTCTCCCGACAGGTTTTCAGGCGCAGACTGGTTTCACATTCACCAGACGGAGTCCGAAAATGACCCACAGCGCCCTGTTAAATATCGACGTACAACGTTCTTTCGAACAAAAAGACTTCTGGCAGCAGGATGATTTACCGGCTTTCAGCCAGGCATTAATCCGCCTGATCGATGGCTGTCAGACCCGCGACATTCCCGTTATCGACGTGTTTCACGTTAACCCGGACGGCGTGTTTTCGCTCGATTCCGGGCTGGTCACGCCGATGGCTTTTCTCACCCATCAGCCACAACACGTCGTCCATAAGCATGTTCACAATTCCCTGACCGAATCCGGCCTCGACGCGTGGCTGCGCGAACGCGGCATCACGCATCTGATTATCGCCGGAATGCGTACCGAACAATGCTGTGAAACCACGGCGCGCGTGGCGTCTGATCTGGGCTACACGGTGACGTTTGTTACCGAAGCGACGCTGACGTTTCCGATGACCCACGCCAGCGGCGTGACGCTGAGCGCGGCTGACATCAAATTGCGCACTGAGCTGGTGCTGGCCGACCGTTTTGCCACGATTGCGGATGTGGACGGTGCACTGGCGGAACTCGATCACGCTGTGTGAAGATAGGCGCTGTTAATGGCTAACCCACGAGGCGATATGCAGCGAAATGTCTACTTTGTGACGCTCCCCGGCGTGATGTCGCTGGATCTGACCGGTCCGGCGGAAGCATTGCGTATCGCCGGGCAGTTTGACTTGCACTACATC from Rahnella sikkimica encodes the following:
- a CDS encoding DJ-1/PfpI family protein, with the protein product MVKDNAKKQVALLLADGFEEGEAVIVLDILERLEIQVTTLACQKSLTLRTYHGIQMQANELLSAQGERWYDAVVMPGGPEGSVALAASKDVVEFVRRHDEAGKLICPLCSAAARVLGGNGLLKGRRYVCSGDLYKDVKDGVYVNQSFVEDGNLLSGKGLGLAFDFAFQLAYRLTGDAQTTNFQADHIDYHHWRADQKI
- the idnD gene encoding L-idonate 5-dehydrogenase, coding for MTIATQSCVVTGKKDVSVIGQTLDYTGQGTLVKMTRGGICGSDLHYYEHGQVGDFKVREAMVLGHEVVGVVEKSDNPRLQPGQKVALNPSKPCKTCKYCLSGDENQCTTMKFFGSAMYFPHINGAFTQYKIVDSDQCIPYDHQVSDRLMVFAEPLAVAIHAVNQAGDIRGKTVFVSGVGPIGCLIVLAAKAKGAAEIVVTDPSERCRTLALAVGASQALDAAQGDFSAYQAEKGFFDVSFDASGHPSSIRRCLEVTRARGTLVQVGMGPVVNEFPLMMLIAKEINWVGSFRFTEEFNTAVEWLANKTVDPMPLLSAEFPQQDLVEALEFALDKSRASKVQLVF
- a CDS encoding isochorismatase family protein: MTHSALLNIDVQRSFEQKDFWQQDDLPAFSQALIRLIDGCQTRDIPVIDVFHVNPDGVFSLDSGLVTPMAFLTHQPQHVVHKHVHNSLTESGLDAWLRERGITHLIIAGMRTEQCCETTARVASDLGYTVTFVTEATLTFPMTHASGVTLSAADIKLRTELVLADRFATIADVDGALAELDHAV
- a CDS encoding benzoate/H(+) symporter BenE family transporter produces the protein MPSRLSFHDLTFSAVIAGFVAVLVGYTSSAAIIFQAAEAAGASVAQIGGWLSMLGLGMGVTSIGLSLYYRTPVVTAWSTPGAALLVTSLHGTTINEAIGVFVFATGLILLCGVTGLFARLMQYIPQALSAAMLGGILLRFGLDAFTSLHSNFVLAGTMCLVYLLAKRAMPRYAVVLALAAGLVVAGLQGDISLHGQTMTFAAPAFVMPHFTWSSIIGIGIPFFVVTMASQNAPGIATLKAHGYHLPVSPLISWTALTALVLAPFGGFTVCIAAITAAICMGEDIHPDPKKRYMAAVAAGIFYLIAGVFGGSIGMVFTALPPALIHTIAGLALLGTIAGSLYRALENERQRDAAIITFLITASGVTLLGVGSAFWGLIGGVITHLILSIPARNKAQPPAKG